From Brassica oleracea var. oleracea cultivar TO1000 chromosome C3, BOL, whole genome shotgun sequence, a single genomic window includes:
- the LOC106330029 gene encoding uncharacterized protein LOC106330029, which produces MWKKILKARAVAKGFHRVDVKNGEATSLWNDHWSKMGRLIDVLGARGKIDLGISENATVAEAISNRRRRCHRLAILNHIEDEIERLRNENYQMEDIALWRSKEEMYKMAFSTKNTWLQIRTIYVTQRWSNGVWFKHATPKYTFHTWTTMRNRLSACDRMLKWNQNIDPTCIICQQSMETRNHLFFSCSYSSQVWRKLVIGLLQSSYTENWEEIVNLTLDSRMERVRLFLLRYTFQAAGHTLW; this is translated from the coding sequence ATGTGGAAGAAAATCCTTAAAGCAAGGGCAGTTGCTAAGGGTTTTCACCGAGTAGATGTCAAGAATGGAGAGGCTACTTCTTTATGGAATGACCATTGGAGTAAAATGGGAAGATTAATTGATGTGTTGGGAGCTAGAGGCAAAATTGACTTGGGTATATCTGAGAATGCAACAGTTGCTGAGGCTATCTCCAATCGCAGAAGAAGATGTCACCGCCTAGCTATTCTGAACCATATTGAAGATGAAATAGAGAGGCTGAGAAATGAGAATTATCAGATGGAGGATATAGCCCTATGGAGAAGTAAGGAAGAGATGTATAAAATGGCATTTTCTACTAAGAATACTTGGCTTCAAATCAGGACAATATATGTAACTCAAAGATGGAGTAATGGCGTCTGGTTCAAGCATGCTACTCCTAAGTACACTTTTCATACATGGACAACAATGAGAAACAGACTATCAGCTTGTGACAGGATGCTCAAGTGGAATCAAAACATTGATCCTACTTGTATCATTTGTCAACAGTCTATGGAGACGCGAAATCACTTGTTCTTCTCTTGTTCATACTCAAGTCAAGTCTGGAGGAAGCTGGTAATAGGGTTACTTCAGTCGAGTTATACAGAAAACTGGGAAGAAATTGTCAACCTCACACTTGATAGTAGAATGGAGAGAGTACGACTATTCTTGCTGAGATACACCTTTCAAGCTGCTGGTCATACACTGTGGTAG